The following proteins are encoded in a genomic region of Hyla sarda isolate aHylSar1 chromosome 3, aHylSar1.hap1, whole genome shotgun sequence:
- the LOC130360896 gene encoding hemoglobin heart muscle subunit alpha-type-like has protein sequence MGLSDSDKAAITSLWDKISPEAGTLGAESMSRLFQNNPDTKSFFGSFDPTPGSQDLLTHGAKIFNALGEASKNLDSLNKYQDLHSNKLKLNADHIMLLNASILEVLAAHYPGDFVQAAWENFLSEASKILTSS, from the exons ATGGGACTCTCAGACAGCGACAAGGCGGCCATCACTTCCCTATGGGACAAGATCTCTCCAGAGGCCGGTACCTTGGGGGCCGAATCCATGAGCAG GCTTTTCCAGAACAATCCTGACACCAAGTCGTTCTTCGGAAGCTTTGACCCGACTCCTGGTTCTCAGGATCTTCTGACCCACGGAGCAAAGATTTTCAATGCTCTTGGAGAAGCCTCCAAAAATCTGGACAGTCTGAACAAGTACCAGGACCTGCACAGCAACAAGCTGAAGCTCAACGCGGATCACATAATG CTCCTCAATGCTTCCATCCTGGAGGTCCTGGCCGCTCACTATCCCGGAGACTTCGTCCAAGCCGCCTGGGAAAACTTCCTCAGTGAGGCGTCCAAAATCCTGACTTCTAGTTAA